From Candidatus Methylomirabilota bacterium, the proteins below share one genomic window:
- a CDS encoding LLM class flavin-dependent oxidoreductase produces the protein MKVGTALNMLSKEGHSDAAVLAEHMALGDLAEPLGFDSLFALEHHFTGYAMSPSPTQLLSYYAGRTRRITLGTAVIVLPWHDPVRVAEEIALLDVLSGGRCLFGFGRGAASAEYSGFRIPMEEARARFVEAARIVVKALTEPSFDWDGEFFKIPRTSIRPRPISHPERRFYASSVSPESAEIMAKLGFGVLVVMQNEWPKAAQDIQRYRDTATSVGHPPRPPIILMNISVAESRPEAQERAKTYLSRKWDSIDNHYHFSDGHLASVKGYEFYGNMAKTYSKMKDEGYRKKATDFYVKIQVVGTPDDCLQQLAELHRLTGLDHLVTEFGYGGMPHEEAELNMRLFAERVMPVLQRDRAFSSGPAGTGEGVAGSLVTGADDVFAPA, from the coding sequence AGCAAGGAGGGGCACTCGGACGCGGCCGTGCTCGCCGAGCACATGGCCCTCGGCGATCTGGCCGAGCCGCTCGGCTTCGACTCGCTCTTCGCCCTCGAGCACCACTTCACCGGGTATGCCATGTCGCCGTCGCCCACCCAGCTCCTCAGCTACTACGCGGGCCGCACGCGCCGGATCACCCTGGGCACCGCCGTCATTGTCCTGCCCTGGCACGATCCCGTACGCGTGGCCGAAGAGATCGCCCTGCTCGACGTGCTGTCGGGCGGGCGTTGCCTGTTCGGCTTTGGCCGCGGAGCGGCCAGCGCGGAGTACTCGGGCTTCCGCATTCCCATGGAGGAGGCCCGCGCCCGGTTCGTGGAGGCGGCCCGGATCGTGGTCAAGGCGCTCACCGAGCCGTCGTTCGACTGGGACGGCGAGTTCTTCAAGATCCCGCGGACGTCCATTCGCCCGCGCCCGATCTCTCATCCCGAGCGACGCTTCTACGCCTCGTCGGTGAGCCCGGAATCGGCGGAGATCATGGCCAAGCTCGGGTTCGGGGTGCTCGTGGTCATGCAGAACGAATGGCCGAAGGCCGCCCAGGACATCCAGCGTTATCGCGACACCGCCACGAGCGTGGGCCACCCCCCGCGGCCCCCCATCATCCTCATGAATATCTCCGTGGCGGAGAGCCGTCCGGAGGCGCAGGAGCGGGCGAAGACGTATCTCAGCCGCAAGTGGGACTCGATCGACAACCACTACCACTTCTCCGACGGGCACCTCGCGTCCGTGAAGGGGTACGAGTTCTACGGCAACATGGCCAAGACGTACAGCAAGATGAAGGACGAGGGCTACCGCAAGAAGGCCACGGACTTCTACGTCAAGATCCAGGTTGTGGGCACGCCCGACGACTGTCTCCAGCAGCTCGCCGAGCTGCACCGCCTCACCGGCCTCGACCATCTCGTGACGGAGTTCGGCTACGGGGGCATGCCGCACGAAGAGGCGGAGCTGAACATGCGGCTGTTCGCCGAGCGCGTGATGCCCGTGCTCCAGCGCGACCGCGCCTTCTCGAGCGGGCCGGCGGGGACGGGGGAGGGAGTAGCGGGATCGCTCGTGACCGGCGCGGACGACGTGTTCGCGCCGGCTTGA